The following proteins are co-located in the Corynebacterium aquilae DSM 44791 genome:
- a CDS encoding exonuclease domain-containing protein has product MPAYAHGTTISVSRPDHRVHLTPSDLQASLGATRKDFDLSAITQVSTTAPTALIDGEIFLHGPDIAITFAPGQKDAAEQLARDLTAIIAGGSAPSLIDGDTTTGEPIPGFNFVALDVETANADNGSICQIGLARVINGHIVETFSSLCTPPGALNHFEEGNINIHGIHPEDVANAEDFATVWQRAAEFIGDALVVSHYVQFDATAVSRALDAAGITTAPLTTACSLALSRATDVGQERNGLKPMCAALGIDLRNHHDAEADAVACAEIFIRLARKDNFTGSAHDYFHHRGFTLGGVDGSLVTPVLKDIDETKIPAQRNELGLAPLPGMDPTPTQKPAQKKTSGGRKRPAWAKARTPDTIPEPNPTPDENSPFINQVVVFTGDFGDKDKGELWAKVAALGGQVAKNVTKKTTMLILGAWEGVTTKQKRAEELIAKGQDIHLISGDELLDMLGAFPEVENVGVPATATDGGDGFTPEDLTPPF; this is encoded by the coding sequence ATGCCCGCATACGCCCACGGCACCACCATCAGCGTGTCCCGCCCCGATCACCGCGTCCACCTCACCCCCAGCGACCTGCAGGCCAGTCTCGGCGCCACCCGAAAAGACTTCGACCTCAGCGCCATCACCCAGGTGAGCACCACCGCACCCACCGCCCTGATCGACGGGGAAATCTTCCTCCACGGGCCGGATATCGCCATCACCTTCGCCCCCGGGCAAAAAGACGCCGCGGAACAACTCGCCCGCGACCTCACCGCCATCATCGCCGGGGGCAGCGCACCCAGCCTCATCGACGGCGACACCACCACCGGCGAGCCCATCCCCGGCTTCAATTTCGTCGCCCTCGACGTCGAAACCGCCAACGCCGACAACGGCTCCATCTGCCAAATCGGCCTCGCCCGCGTCATCAACGGCCACATCGTCGAAACCTTCAGCTCCCTGTGCACACCCCCAGGTGCGCTCAACCACTTCGAAGAAGGCAACATCAACATCCACGGCATCCACCCCGAAGATGTCGCCAACGCTGAGGATTTCGCCACCGTCTGGCAGCGCGCCGCCGAATTCATCGGCGACGCCCTCGTCGTCAGCCACTACGTCCAATTCGACGCCACCGCCGTATCCCGCGCCCTCGACGCCGCCGGAATCACCACCGCACCCCTAACCACCGCCTGCTCCCTAGCACTGTCCCGCGCCACCGACGTCGGCCAAGAACGCAACGGACTCAAGCCCATGTGCGCCGCCCTCGGCATCGACCTACGCAACCACCACGACGCCGAAGCCGACGCCGTCGCCTGCGCCGAAATCTTCATCCGACTGGCCCGCAAAGACAACTTCACCGGCAGCGCCCACGACTACTTCCACCACCGCGGATTCACCCTCGGCGGCGTCGACGGATCGCTAGTCACCCCCGTGCTCAAAGACATCGATGAAACCAAAATCCCCGCCCAAAGAAACGAGCTGGGATTAGCACCCCTGCCCGGGATGGACCCCACCCCCACCCAAAAACCGGCCCAGAAAAAGACCTCCGGCGGGCGCAAACGCCCCGCCTGGGCCAAAGCCCGCACCCCAGACACCATCCCCGAACCCAACCCCACCCCGGACGAAAACTCCCCCTTCATCAACCAAGTCGTCGTCTTCACCGGCGACTTCGGCGACAAGGACAAAGGTGAACTGTGGGCCAAAGTCGCCGCCCTCGGCGGCCAAGTCGCCAAAAACGTCACCAAGAAAACAACCATGCTGATCCTGGGCGCCTGGGAAGGGGTCACCACCAAACAAAAACGCGCCGAAGAACTCATCGCCAAAGGCCAAGACATCCACCTCATCAGCGGGGATGAACTGCTCGACATGCTAGGTGCGTTCCCAGAGGTCGAAAACGTCGGGGTTCCTGCCACCGCCACCGATGGTGGCGACGGATTCACCCCAGAGGATCTCACCCCACCGTTTTAA